One region of Eleutherodactylus coqui strain aEleCoq1 chromosome 5, aEleCoq1.hap1, whole genome shotgun sequence genomic DNA includes:
- the ANKLE1 gene encoding ankyrin repeat and LEM domain-containing protein 1: MEDLAGRLCEAVENEDSKEVENLLRHGADPNFVLPSGIAAIHLASGKESECALRCLTMILEHGGNPNVRSADDLTPLHVAASWGCCKALVFLLRKGGDPSIQDQDGNTALDLALIENNKKCVVTLQEYEERISDGYADEIRELSCITLLLESAYENSPLSSTKISPITSFPKTVILGNHLANEAISSQIEIPTVYTKDESRKEPEMCSSILRDERKLKPNEAKVPDLVTTTSQGGHCSEYFPTDTESDITLHNSSMDQKMNGDVSNKICFLVDDDSENNARKGENEEITLNAPINSSTNSALLQHVKCDKESGLNRGVTDFQVVQKLEGLDETSPDQESTFSDERMEHPMVTSGKVSTTEDLEKHEPYSRSRNRDCNTSLKPRGGVTAGTGMSNGICNWDTNDGRILSNKHSYKTMNAQSSGIVDAWKIDVQEVENKRLAGTCTQISNERNQIFTAECLKKSLRTSEIPCTSESPTLPVEATNNEHGSQELKIKLKALLLSTKGCYRPTSEAVCADTVPVSSDTKWLQQRQAFHQKMKAGNSSSSSSEDTLTVETREHPIAEKGDSEFQKNLKKLMLGTKDLYSPSTMSEDKSGFFTPRTKSRLHSYKSRQDSSLFDDSLEMPRRGRRVRSPDGLLPSSTDDLAPDKLLPRRSSNSTSGTNEPIKMLNTLEELHNANVKILPEIKSNEVPQDHKENNSSSESTPRTSYFLTDDLSSEAEDKSCRQLNQSAGNHCLEDGISKWLTEDSESEMSGVNDQRNKIGFTMEEKSRPTSLLNGSFLHSTLVEDNTAVNSCKATPCSFSRLSCIPKADESTLPSYPRMVCESAEQEVPLSPGGRPVNVSQAESVEYLYKDNEKGHTFIEKRIPSIDQSGTAAVEESSNTIIYDWRNYKTNAKASSINAPNRVAVELYRLSNDEIASRLRGLGVDSVQITSQNRKMCISLLDRRLKEQRANGPAGLFLEYSPELCLALNTFKIPDCSKDEAGLSQEFDKPDKTRRWREGVLKESFNYILLDPRVTRNLPSRCHDLSQQDCFRTFVSAVFYIGKGKRSRPYFHLYEALNHYKGNCKPLCSKVQHILEIWRSGRGVLSLHCFQNAIPVEAYTREACMVDAIGLKMLTNQKKGVCYGQVQNWPPSRRRRLGVDMLYKAMQIFLADGERQLRPADICSGRR; this comes from the exons ATCTGCGGATGATCTGACCCCGCTGCATGTGGCGGCCTCTTGGGGATGCTGTAAGGCTCTTGTCTTCTTACTTCGTAAAGGTGGCGACCCTTCTATTCAGGATCAG GATGGAAATACGGCATTGGACTTGGCTTTAATAGAGAACAACAAGAAGTGTGTTGTCACTCTACAGGAATACGAAGAAAGAATCTCTGATGGATATGCAGATGAAATCCGGG AATTGAGCTGCATCACGCTACTCCTCGAGTCGGCCTATGAAAACTCTCCATTAAGCAGCACCAAAATCTCACCCATAACCTCCTTTCCCAAGACGGTGATTCTAGGAAACCACCTGGCTAATGAAGCAATATCAAGTCAGATAGAAATACCAACGGTGTATACAAAAGACGAATCCAGAAAAGAACCAGAAATGTGCTCTAGTATCTTAAGAGATGAAAGAAAATTAAAGCCAAATGAAGCAAAAGTACCAGATCTGGTTACAACGACATCGCAAGGTGGTCACTGTAGTGAATACTTTCCTACTGACACAGAATCTGATATAACCCTACATAACTCTTCCATGGACCAAAAAATGAATGGTGATGTGTCGAATAAGATTTGCTTTTTGGTTGATGATGACTCGGAAAATAATGCTAGAAAAGGCGAAAATGAGGAAATAACTCTGAATGCTCCTATAAACAGCTCAACAAATTCAGCATTACTGCAACACGTAAAATGTGATAAAGAATCGGGGTTGAATCGAGGAGTTACAGATTTTCAGGTTGTCCAAAAACTGGAAGGATTGGATGAAACTTCTCCAGACCAAGAGTCCACCTTCAGTGATGAGAGAATGGAACACCCTATGGTTACAAGTGGTAAAGTTTCCACGACTGAAGATTTGGAGAAGCATGAACCCTATTCTAGAAGTAGGAATAGAGACTGTAACACAAGCCTAAAACCTAGAGGGGGGGTTACAGCCGGAACGGGCATGTCAAATGGTATTTGTAATTGGGACACAAATGATGGAAGAATACTTTCTAATAAACATTCCTACAAAACCATGAATGCACAGAGCTCAGGAATTGTAGATGCATGGAAAATAGACGTGCAAGAAGTGGAAAATAAAAGATTAGCAGGTACTTGCACACAAATAAGCAATGAAAGAAACCAAATATTCACAGCAGAGTGTCTAAAAAAATCTTTACGAACCTCGGAAATACCGTGCACCTCAGAATCTCCCACTCTGCCTGTTGAAGCCACTAATAATGAACATGGCAGCCAAGAGTTAAAAATTAAGTTGAAGGCCTTATTATTGTCTACCAAAGGCTGCTATAGGCCTACTTCCGAAGCGGTGTGTGCCGACACTGTACCAGTAAGCAGTGATACAAAATGGCTACAGCAGAGACAGGCTTTTCACCAAAAAATGAAAGCTGGGAATTCCTCTTCTAGCAGCTCTGAAGATACGCTGACTGTAGAAACCCGGGAACATCCTATTGCTGAGAAAGGAGATTCTGAATTTcagaaaaacttgaaaaaattaaTGTTGGGAACCAAAGATTTGTATTCACCGTCCACCATGAGCGAGGACAAAAGTGGCTTCTTTACACCACGTACTAAAAGCAGACTCCATTCTTACAAATCTCGTCAGGACAGTTCACTTTTTGATGACTCTCTGGAAATGCCTAGACGAGGCCGGCGAGTGAGGAGTCCAGATGGGCTCCTGCCATCTTCCACCGATGATCTTGCACCTGACAAGTTGTTGCCCAGAAGGAGCTCTAACTCTACTAGTGGGACAAATGAACCGATTAAGATGTTAAATACCCTTGAAGAACTCCATAATGCCAATGTGAAGATATTACCAGAGATTAAGTCAAACGAAGTTCCACAGGATCATAAGGAAAACAATTCTAGCTCCGAAAGCACCCCCCGTACCAGCTACTTTCTTACAGATGACCTGTCTTCAGAAGCAGAAGACAAATCTTGCCGACAGTTGAACCAAAGCGCTGGCAACCATTGTTTGGAGGATGGGATTTCCAAGTGGCTAACAGAAGATAGTGAATCTGAGATGAGTGGAGTTAATGATCAAAGAAACAAAATTGGCTTTACCATGGAAGAGAAATCAAGGCCTACATCGTTACTCAATGGATCTTTTCTTCATAGTACACTCGTAGAAGACAACACAGCTGTGAATAGCTGTAAAGCTACACCATGCAGCTTCAGTAGACTTTCCTGTATTCCAAAAGCTGATGAAAGTACCTTACCATCGTATCCAAGAATGGTTTGTGAATCTGCCGAGCAGGAAGTGCCATTATCACCTGGTGGACGGCCAGTAAATGTTAGCCAAGCAGAGTCTGTGGAGTATCTCTATAAGGATAATGAAAAAGGACACACGTTTATCGAAAAGCGTATACCATCTATTGATCAGTCTGgcactgctgctgtagaagagtcGTCCAATACCATAATATACGACTGGAGAAACTATAAGACGAACGCCAAGGCCTCTTCTATAAATGCACCCAATCGAGTGGCTGTGGAACTCTACAGGTTGTCCAATGATGAAATTGCCAGCAGATTGAGAGGGCTTGGGGTGGACTCTGTACAAATAACTAGCCAAAACCGGAAAATGTGCATCTCATTATTAGACAGGCGTTTAAAGGAACAAAGAGCAAATGGGCCAGCAG GTTTGTTCCTTGAATACAGCCCAGAACTCTGTTTAGCCCTAAACACCTTTAAGATTCCCGACTGCAGCAAAGATGAGGCGGGGCTTTCACAAGAATTTGATAAACCAGATAAAACACGAAGGTGGAGAGAGGGGGTCTTAAAAGAGAGTTTTAATTACATATTATTGGACCCCAG GGTCACTCGGAATCTCCCGTCTCGTTGTCACGACCTTTCTCAACAAGATTGCTTTCGGACTTTTGTCAGTGCTGTATTTTATATAGGAAAAGGAAAGCGATCTCGTCCGTACTTCCATCTTTATGAGGCACTTAATCACTACAAGGGCAACTGCAAACCG CTTTGCTCTAAAGTCCAGCATATTCTAGAAATCTGGAGGAGCGGTCGGGGTGTGCTGTCTCTGCACTGCTTCCAAAACGCCATCCCAGTAGAGGCCTACACAAGAGAAGCTTGCATGGTGGACGCCATTG gattaaAAATGCTGACCAATCAAAAAAAAGGTGTATGCTATGGACAGGTCCAAAACTGGCCGCCCTCACGCCGCCGCCGTCTTGGAGTGGATATGCTTTATAaagcgatgcagatcttcctggcTGATGGAGAGCGACAGCTCCGACCGGCAGACATATGCTCAGGACGCAGATAG